The Porites lutea chromosome 7, jaPorLute2.1, whole genome shotgun sequence genome includes the window CATTGGTGCTCTATGGCGATTATTTGTTCTCAGAGATAAAGAGATCGAGGCGGCGgattgtgaaatattatttgctaaAACTTCGTTAAAGATGGACAAATAtttcttgtccttttcaaccttgtttttagatttttcgtTAACATGTAAAAGTATATCCCAACAAAACTTATTTGTAAGAGCATTGTTTCGGAATACTCTTTCAttcttgaatgtttgattttgcaTCCAAGGGGGGGAACACTGATGAATTTGCATTTTAATAATCATGCACTGTAAGCTCTCAGATTCACTGACCAGAACCCTCACCATTTGGAAGATTATTTTATTCTGATAATTATTCAATGATGATTTGTTTATACATACAAAATTGGCGCCTAAAAGAATTGTAATGTTATGcttaaaatgtttacttaatgtcttgaaacataactgaaatcagtataaaatatgaaaatacacatatgtgcattctttccctgccctactataaaagtgatttaataagtgtgatttaatgcattttcataTGACCATTACAATGTTACTCCCACTTTGACACTAGCACAAGTTCAAgcacaaaacaattcttgcccTTGTTCACCTTTGCACTTGCTGGACTGCCATTTCTGTTTGAAGTACAGACAACACTGGACATGAAATCCCTGTATTTGATTCCTTACATTAGCATCCACATAAgaattagcttcatcagatacaatgtatttgtacgcttacaaaaatcataaatgttattattccttttctatccaaaagatttctttcctttttgaataTAAATTCGTATCCATGACACTTGACAAATCCTGAAAAAATATCTAAAGGGGTATCGCTAGTTGTGGGCAACAACTtgtttgttgtttattgtttgtttgccaaaaattgtacaaatgaaaaaaaataaatctaattacttaaactctcatggcgaggaagcccaagagaagccaccgggcttataaggaatgggctccctcagttaaataataagaacaaaatatcatcataattacacatggggaaatcaatggcagagctacagtaaatcttaaaataagtatattagatagtcgtactaatcatagttctaggctaaaaaaagcgaaatgacaaaaagaaaaaaacaaaacaaaaacgaaagaaaataaaagagcaaaggaagaaaaaaaaaatacatatatatatatataaattactatttatgataagaggaatgctttcagcttacagcaaaaggaagcagtacttgttgcatttcgaatttcaaaactaagagagttaaaaaatttaggatcttggaaactgatggagaattTTCTAATATTAgtcctgcattgtggtaaataaaaatgctctgaacttctagtgccataaggatgcacctggcgtgtcaccaaaaacatgttattgaagctataaggaagtaagccagatctgtattgatacataaattttcctatttgaagtttgtagatattctcaagattcagaatttttaaatttttaaataaggggtCAGTGTGAGCATCGAAAGCACTCCTCGACATTATTCTTACGACCCGTTTTTGAAGTGTGATTAATCTTCTGAGGTTTGATGGGTAGGTCGATGCCCAGACGCTCATGCAGTAGAATAAGTATGGATAGATAAGGCTAAAATATAGCATCCGTAAGGAGGAattattaaggcaaaaacttgatttataaattatacctatggctttagacactttccgagcaacattatgtatatgtgatttccatgttaaatgttcatccaaaattacaccgagaaaagtagcttccttaacacgatcaatcgaataattactaatattaaaagctaaatcaagtgtttgcctgttttgtctcgGTCTGAAAATGCCATAGGGGTAACTTTTCACTCTCCGATAGAAATAGATCTTTTGATACTCTGGGTCTCATATATTCAGTGTTTGTGCACATGAATTTAGGAGCACTTGGCTTGCCAATGTCGGTTTGGCTGTGTATACACTGTAGTAGCGTATATAGTCATATATCATAGGCTGCACAAGTTGCAATTAATTTTATGTAAAATTGCCCCTGAAACAATCTCATTGATGCTCCTGGTGTCGCAAGATGACaagttatgaaaaatttcatttgcctttttcctgttGCAGGAGCTCCCTATGAGATGCTCAGCACTAAACCTGGGTTCTGTCACTCCATCCATCTGTCAAGGGTCTGTCACTCCATCCTGAACTGCGTCAAATAGCCTTGGTGCCCCAGAAGACACAcagacaagctttaattttaatgaGTCATGCATTGGCTCACTTGAAGCTACCATAAAGtcagactttataaatatcaggCTTTAAGATCCTTATGTTCTCCTCatgttgaaattgaatgaaaaggaaaagttagagctaattttctctcattttcaattttttaatcttagcCCAGATATGAGCTAGTCAAGGGAGCTAGGCCTTATTAGTTATAtcttaaataattaacacatgtgcagtagaaaataccaacaacaaaatttatgaaaagcaaaaatgagtgcAAGCATGGAAGTATCAGaagcagaaaattcacttcaatgtctcagagagaaaatgcagttttagatATGACTATGATCTTTACTgttttaagtattttcactgttgtgtgcatatttgcaattttctagtatgtagaagtgtggggagtaaagggaaggatttttcatggttaGGGTTACCTCAATAAAAAACATCTGCAATATGAAACATCTTGTACCACACTCCTGTTTTGGCTcatctaattctttattttagaagtaTAAGGGGCATCTTGGAGTCAAGAGCCTCCATATTACAAAATTCTGCCTACACCCCTGAATAAGTTAAGGCATCATATAGATTTAATAGATGTCATTTCTTGATTTTGGGTCTTCAGTTTTATATCGTCtagtcaaaaaaggaaacatacaATTTCATAGCCCTGGGTgggatatctttgaaattttatcagtcGCAGAATTAGGGCACTGCACCTGCTTTGGCCACGGGTGGTTAGGATGGGGtatctctgaaaagtaatcactGGCAGAATCACTGCACTAAGGTTGCACATCTCTGAAAAACAGGGCGTTCCTGAACCATAACTGACGTGAAATCGTACTATTGCAAGGGGATTGTCGCAAGAACCGCAGTTATGACTATATAAACAGACtagcatttagaatttttttttcaaagcgtTTTATTCAAATCGTAAGCGTCGGACGTTTTGTACTCGGTCACAACTTACATGAAGAGATTTTTTCCCAGTTATCCAGTGTTTAATAGAGGAGTTTTGCAGCTGTTACACAGAACCCTATCGACGTGTCCGCGCGCAAgccaaaacacgaaacaataatcactcatggaccacaaaccgcgcaaaattgtgaatgatCTGCGACTTATTAGCCTTGAGACCAATCTCGCATATTACAAAGAAGACTTTGTCTTATCTGCACTCCACAAAGATAGAACAGATGACTAAGAcgatggtaatttttaaaagaggcgccatttttctttgccgcattcgctgcgatccaataccaccacaaacttccgtccagcggctcgcgcatactcgcaacgttaccacttgctgttgtCGAAGCCACAGTGGAagaatttgtatgggaatttatcGTAAGGTCAATAAAtggttttattatacattgtagtcaccatctgtcttctcattggctaaaagcctacagttaattctgggaaacagcgcaacctacagattattcactaatctgtacctacagattagtgaataatctgtaggttgcgcgcgcaatgcatgatttccaagagcaatgtcaagtgcacggacagcaatgtcaagttcgcggacagcgaagtaagaatggcttgcataataaaacaattattagattcggtttttgtgatatccggaataatcaaggtctcggttagtgttatcagcctcagccttcggcttcggctgataacacttacctcgaccttgattattccggatatcacaaaaacctcatccaataattgtttaaaaatgcatacagctatttcgagaaaggttgtcggaaaaaataatctcgtacccagatctcactctgttttacactgaaagtggccgtgggagatctgggtacgagatttggaaaaaagtgcacgcgacaatcccgaaaggtaatatgggctatgatcaatacactgtttctgacactgtagctgtcgaacctacttttgctgCTTCGCTTTAGCACTCGGAAACATAGTCTATGCCCTCTCGTCTCGtgccattttttcaaaatttctgtgAAGAACAGTGATCTCAAAactacccacaatacctttcgagATTGTCGCGTCCACGTTTTCCGACAACCGttttcgaaatagctgtataaaaaGACATAAAAGTGTGCATGCGTCATAAAGAGATGTCTCTGTGTTGTTTTCCCTAAGATCAAGAAACTTGGTAAGTGACTTTCTTAAAGCAGGAAACAGTAAGTTGGTAACGCATTTAAACCGTTTTTTGAACTCACGGTAATTCCCACAGAGGAGGTTGTGAGCCCGGGTTTCCTACGCTTTGACCAGATTATTTTATGACGCTTTCCATTGCTTTAACTTGGCTTCGATTATTTCGTTACATTTCGGCcttgcaaatttaattttatgaAGTCAGGTGTAAAATTTCGAGATCCGTTGAACAAGATTTTCTGCCTCTGATTTTTTGGCCGCGAAAATACTTAAGAATGAAAGAGTTTTATTTGGGCCCCTTTATTCTTTACTAATCTCGCCCATTTAAGAAAATTTGGATTCCGGAAACCGGgacatttttgcttgtggaatccggaatgcgcgaaattttttcatttggaatccagaatcctaaGCTTTGGAAttcggaatacagctcaaggaatccagaatcccactaacgTTTGGAATCCAAAATCTAACTTCCACTAACAGAGACTGGAATCTAGTACCTGAAATCCGGAATTTACagatccagaatccaagactgtcttggattcccttacgtgTTATCCCCCCTTATACTCTCATGGACCACTTCTACGTGCAGAAAACCTTTGGTACACTCCTAGTGTTGCGTTCCTCTGTTAGAAGAAAAAAGTATTGCCAAATTGCCAGAAAAAAGTATTGCCAAGTTAAATTCTACACTTCGTGAATTAAACGAGTGGTGCCTCATTAACAGATTAACACCCCACCCAAGTAAAAGTGAGGCCATGCTAATCTCTAGAAGAAATCCCCCTGTTAACATTCCCCCGATCTTTCTCGGAAACTCTACGATTGAATGGGTATCGAAATCACGATTACTGGGAATGACCGTCGATGAGAAACTGACCTGGACTCAGCATATGCTGGAACTCAAAAAATCATTTGCTAAAAAACTAGGATTACTTAGGAAGTCAAGATTTCTCCCTAGAAACGTTCGTCAGGATCTCTATTTTAAGGTCATCTTGCCTTCAGTGACCTATGGTCTTATACTATGGGGATCTTGCTGCAATTCCGACTTATTTCAGTCCCTGGAAAGACTTCACTGCAGGGCTGCGAGACTTATCTTTCATTTGCCGAAAGACATGGCATCTGCTGATGTCCTACAACGGGTCCAATGGCCGACTCTGtctatttattataatttaGCCATTTTTATCTGTCTTCATAAAGCTTTCCACGATAGGTTACCTGTCACATTAATCGACCTGATTTCTAAGAAACGGGCCACAAACTATTCAACCCGGACTTGCGCTTCTTTAATTGTTCCACGCTTGAACACGCGTTACATGAAAGACTCTGTCGCCGAGGCTCAGTCCTGTGGAATGCAGTGACCAACAAATGTAGTGCCCTGACAAAAAACATTCCTTATCGTCATCTCAGGCTAAAACTTAAATCTCAAGCTAATTTTAATGAGTTCAGCTTCAAGATAACGTCTGCATCCActtgtaattttagaaaagatgactttgtatatacttaaatttatgcTCATAATTTCATATTTGTAAGCGCTAATTTAGTTCAAACGTTTTGTCTGTACTGATATACCcctagtttttagtttttttagtttacttaTAATTAGTTACTTGCAAACAACCCCACAAGCTCATGTAGCTTTAATACtcatcgttttaaaataaaggctatctatctatctatctagaaGAACTGTTGTTCACAATTCACTCTGAAAACTAACCCGGGTGAAGTCTGCTGGGTACTGAGACCGGGGCAAAAACACCTTGACACTttccaggggcgtagccagcccatagacctgtTGGCCCgtgcctacaaatttttggtttgcgCCCTCCGATAAAGCGGGGAGTTGCAAaccggataggtgttcacaTAGACTCGCTCACAAGTCGAGCTTTTGAGCGCGAAGCGCGATCGTACGAGCGccgagcgcgaaacgcgagcgagcgagcgaaaGCTCGTGCCGGGTCCTACCACACCAGACCAGAAAACCATGCAAACGACTTTGAGAAAGTGTAGAGTTCGCACTATAGCAGATAGGTTTTGGTGGCACCACGAAAGGCTATCGGGTATTGTgtgtttttacatgacgtcatggcggccatatttcTGTCCCAAAACaaaggcggccatgtttgtgtcccaaaccagtcctgtgggagttgaactcttttcttatgtaaacgcttttttttgttccaaaaaatttACCTAGATGcaggccacgtgagtgaaaacacagaataAGGTAAACATAGCTTCAGTCTGCCTTGtatgcacattttttttttcaaatggtaATATCGGTGAGATAATTTCAATTGTTTATTAAGATCTTCTCTTTCCACTTAGCTCCACTTTGAGAAGCTACATAAGTAGTAAACAGGCTAGTCTTCAATTAAGTGCTCTCTTCTTTTGGGTAATCCGTGGATGTTTCGTTCTTTAGTCACAGAGGAAACCGCGCAAATATAAACGAAAAAAACTGACCCATCAACCTGAATTATTAACCTTATAAACCTCAATTTTAAAAAGTCTGCAATCTtgttaaaaaaatgatgaattcAAATAGCTTCATTAAGTGCACGAACCTAAATACTGTGCGTCATTATTATACCGCAGTATTCCTGTCCGGGTCCGGCGGCCGGAAAACTAAAGATTTGATCAATATAAACGGGAAGGAAAAAACCtttcaatattaaaatttaTACTGATCCTGCGTAGGCAGGATTCGGCCATATGCTCTTCTGGACGATAAAAGACCTATGCTAATACCTTTGAATTGTAAATACTGCGTCACCCTGTTGATAAGGAATCAGAATTTGGAATTTTATAAGGGTAGTAATTAGATAGCCCCAGATTTCATAATTGTATAGACGGCTTATAACTAAGcagtttttcttctcattttgaAACTTATCTATTAAACAGAATAAAGCTCTCACTGAAGGGTaccgtttttttaaattttcaggaTCTTAAAGTTCATCTGCAGCAAACCGGCACTGAATACAACACGACTTTCTCTTATCTTCTCGGCCATTCGATTTTAGCTttctttgttatcaataaacaCTTACTGATGGAGAAAAAGTTTCCCGCACCATATACTGATCTAACGATAAAAATGCAACCCAAATCAAATGGCATAAATCAGCCACAACAGTCGatattcagttcatttttatacTAGCTTTTAGTTAATGCTTTTATTTTACAACTGTTAAATTTCGCCATCTACATTATTTATTGACCCAATAAATGAAGCTGATTAAATAATTCATCGTTCTTTGACATCAGTATAGTAGGGCAATCATTAAGGATGGTACGATATATTTATATATGTCTCGTTATAAGGCGTCCATTACAGTGCTTGTCATCGTACGGATCGGTGTTGCTTACAGTAGTAGAAAAACCGTGCACACAGCTTTTCCAAAACAGAAACTAAATACAAATAAAACATCAGTAACTCGGTTCAGTTCTTGAACTAAGATTTCAAACAAGATTATTTTTTCGTAATTACGGTTTTATAGGCGCGAGAAATCTGTTTTGCAAATCAACGGTACTACTAACTTTAGAGTCACTCATGTCTGGGGTTCGGGAATCTGGAGTACAGATCATTTGGGTATTCACTGAGTATTCACTGTTACTGAGTGCCGAACTCTCGCTATTTCTGTCTGCTGATTAGTGTCTGGAGAAGTACGAGTTGCTCTGGCATTATTTTTCCCACTTTTAAAAGCAATGAGGAAAACAAAGATGCACATGAATGATTCCAGAATTCTTAGTAAAGACTGAACCACGAACCAAGGCCAACTTTTCACGAACCCAATGTCGGCAAAAACGCCATATTCGCCAACAGCGGTGTAGAGCGACAGTGAAAACTTGATCATTCCAAAGCAGGACGCCGCGCACATAAGAAGGAACAAACGTTTCAGTTTTAAAAGGTCTCGATCGAGAGCTCGATTGTAGAACGTTTCACCCAACGAAGAACTTAAATTTCGCCACATTCGAAAGCCAGCGACTAAGTAGCCAATAGAGACAACTAATCCCCAGACGGCGAATGTAAAATGGCAGATAAAGACCATCAGTTTGGTTTCAGGGTGGAACCATACCAATATATCCGACACTAGCAAGTAGAGTATATTTACTAGAGTCACTGATATCAGAAAAGGCAAATTTTTAAGGCGAGCGGGGCCAATTGATGTCTTTGTTGTTTCTAAGAAAATTAGGAGAACTATACTGAAACTTGAAGTTATACACGCACTCGATACTCCCCATGAAATGATACACGCAAGAAGCTGGCCGTTTGAAGTGTTTACACTTGAAGCATAGGGATCCCAAAATAAGATGAGGGACCGAAGAGATCCCGCCGCGATTAGAGCAAGGTTCATTACTGCTATATGCATTCTGTGCTTTGTAAAGATGAATTTGTAGCAAACAACAAGGTAGATGATAGCAAAGAATGCGATCAGAACGAAAATGATTCCAAACCCATAAATGTGAGCTTCCCATAACCATTTCCACTCTTTGATGGCTTCTAACCAGTTTGGAGACGGCTCGACCCAGCtttgaggaggaggaggggttgAAAAAGTGTCTCTTGTTTGATTCGTTTCATCGTTTCTGCTAGAGTTCGACATCTTTAAGTTTTTACAGAAATTGACCAAGCTAAGACCACTATTTTTGTGTGTCAAAAACCGAACTAAAAACTCAAGGCGGTACTtgaaaaaacactaaaaatgaATCGGGCAGCCTTCGTTCAATAGCATAGCCACCTGCCTTAAAGAAAACACCCTGAGTCTATAAATTTGCTGTTGATTGTGACAAGCTTATTTCTTATGGCGATTGACGTTTTTACTAATGATCACTGAAATAAATATAGATATGCCTTTTTATGCAAATAAGTCGAAGCATACTGTGGATCAAGGAAATTTTCCCACTGGGTCTTGAAAGAGGCAAGTTATGAAAAACGGAGATATTAGGcttattcaaagaaaaaaacaactttattgttATGTAAGAGGCTGTAGTGTTCAGGTCAGAGTACTTTGAACCCGACAAGGCAAACCAGCGATTATAACCGGTAATTAGGTAAAATAAAAGGCCTTAATTGCTCCAGCACCTGCAGTGAGTGTATGTTGCAGTTCGTTTTAGACTTTTGGGAAAAACAGTGTTCCTTTCTCGGTGTCACTATGACAACCATTTATTGACTTATCAACAGCCGTGAGGAGGCTCTTGACTAGCTCTAGGTTAAAATCTCAATAACTTAGAAACTTAGAGTCACGGTTTTGCTCTATAGATTTTGTAGTTAAAGGTTGGCTATTCAATAAAATTTCGCATTTTCAAACTGGTAACCTTTGAAAGTTAGTATACAGGAAAGTAAAAACTCATCAGCCGAATGATCGACCGCAGCCAAAGGCTATTAATTAAGAACAGCCGGGCTCTCTATATCTCTGTTGGCAGTACCATTTCTATCTGCGAATATTACAAATTTGGCCAAATCTTTTGTGACTTAAACGAGTTTTAAAAATAGTAACAATGGTAAGTTTATTGAAATACACCACCTCGAGTTATGATAAACTGAAGAAGAAAAGctaatttacaaaaatatatgtatttaaATCAGCTTAAATATCCGTGAAAATAGAGAACTtctaaagaaataatttccttcATGTAAATATACTCAATATTCTCCGTTTTCATATCAGCTTGTCTGTTGGATAATGGCCAGATCAATTAGTATAGGGGAGAGCTTAATTTAAATCAATATCGTAGTTGGAATCGGAATAATTTTGATTTGGATATTTATGATTCGGTTTCCTATCACTGTTTTCCTTCAAAGGTTTATGCTTGctagacatttttttaaatagtttttgtCACTAGGATTCGTGATTACTAAGAAGATTCCGTAGTTTTACAAAGAGCCATAGATTctcaaacttttattgaaaactaTAAGATTCTTCTCGATTCATGATACGTGATTCCATTTCCACCCCCCATAGCTGATAAATTGCCAGACAGACTTAAGTGACTACTTTGACAACGAGTGGACGtgacataaataaaaaatgcaatgaaAACTTAGCTGACAAGCATTGATTAATCCCGCCGCCACCTACTGTACTTAGAAATGATTTTTAAAGCAAACATCATGCAACAAACTCCGAGTTGACTGAAGAAAGATGTAAAATTGTATCTTTTCGACAATAGGAAAAATCCTTATGAAATAACAACGATCTCTGTAACATTTTCAAAGGCTGCCTCGTACCCACACGTCTCTATGTCTCGATGAACATTTGGGCGCAAAGGAAGACGGGGAGGAGAAAACGGGCGTCTctgatttttctctttcccatGGTCCGTTGCGCTTCGTCACCAGTTACTCGCGTTTCCATCTCGCCTCTGATATTTGTCTGACctgtgcgaaaaacgaagcaTCTGAGGAGGGGGCAGCTAGTTCAAAGTGTGTTCCTGTGAAATTATCTTTAACCGCGACATGTCGGATGTGTAGTTAGTGCAGTTTTCGCGGTGACGGGTGGAGAGGGTGAAGATTGTTTTTCTAAGTATGATATAAGGTGGCGTCCTTGTTGTCGTTAGGGAGCTTAATCAACCACCAAGACGACGACGACaaagaaaatgccaaaaagcaattggttttatgagcaaaacaacggcgactctgcacgtgcatcaccctTTTTAGTACATTTATTTCTAAGACGttcattgcacgactacgacgtgaaacttcccaATGTAACGTATCATGGAGGACGTGAACGCACGAGGACGAAttcccctttttctttttgaacctgaaaaTAGTTCTTTAAGAAATGAATCCAGGAAAAATCGCCCACTTTTAACTATTTGAAACGGTCTAAAAGGACGTGATGAGGTTTAAAAGGATCTAAGctgattcatttttttttagcgACGTCTCACttccgtcgtcgtcgtcgttgtttaaTCTCCCTATATATTCACTGAACTCTAACAAATTTCATGTCGTAATCAACTATTCTACTTCGACAATAAAGAAACAATAATTATGAGAGGTAGAATCAGCTTCAAATGACGTTCGTGCAATAACTCAATCGGAAACGCTTACTATGCAGAGTGCCTTAAGGTGTGAATTTACCGTAAGGGAAGCCTGATTGTATAGCTAGGCGTATcttttcgccccatgtaaatggatccaagacagtcttggattctggattcctcgccgtggattccggattccaggtactggattctaaGTTCCagagcccaggattccagattccacgaGCAAGAATTTCcctgattccggaatccggatttaCTTACAGGGGGCGAATTTGTAttccaaattaaaaacaaaatggtaATCGGGGAATCAATTTAATGTTCCAGTCACTATTGCATAGTTCTACAAAGAACACTGTGCACTGTAAATACCGCTAACTAGCTCATTTCATTTTTAGTAATAGCCAGCTGAGTTTTAATGTAATTTGAAGATACATGATAAACCTAATTAGTCTCGTTTgctttaacctgagatcaggcccaattttagcggttctcatacattctctctaacggctaccgctaaaattggttTTCGTTTCTCCTtacccgccggaatgttattacaaagcgaaacaaaaattgagcctgatctcaggttacgtTTGCTTTAGCAGCGcagcgagactctaaaaatgcaagtgtttcatttttttcgtGTGTGCACGCCTCAATGTGGTCCCAGGcgccgtggaaactggggataagaatcagGACGAGTCACAGCGCCATGCTTTATTTTGTGAAGCTTGGGAAAGATTGATGCGAAAGATGTCGAGCGTTTCCGGAACGGGTCGGTCCAAGAATTCtttcgcttgaaagcgttgattacctTGTAACAAGTGAATACTTTGGTAAAAACTTCGATGGCGAGGCTATAAATTGTtctaaactttcattgtatgcaaatgagtctcgcgatgagcatgcggtttattttcggcgatgattgaaatgacacGCCATGCTCATCACGTTTTTggtctctggcaatgatgtaatttctctcgaaTGATTTTCGTGCATTTATGCACGCGTACTC containing:
- the LOC140943298 gene encoding uncharacterized protein — translated: MSNSSRNDETNQTRDTFSTPPPPQSWVEPSPNWLEAIKEWKWLWEAHIYGFGIIFVLIAFFAIIYLVVCYKFIFTKHRMHIAVMNLALIAAGSLRSLILFWDPYASSVNTSNGQLLACIISWGVSSACITSSFSIVLLIFLETTKTSIGPARLKNLPFLISVTLVNILYLLVSDILVWFHPETKLMVFICHFTFAVWGLVVSIGYLVAGFRMWRNLSSSLGETFYNRALDRDLLKLKRLFLLMCAASCFGMIKFSLSLYTAVGEYGVFADIGFVKSWPWFVVQSLLRILESFMCIFVFLIAFKSGKNNARATRTSPDTNQQTEIARVRHSVTVNTQ